The region TGATCGACCTGCCCAACAACTACTATGGCGTCGCCTTCAGTGTGGCCCGGCTGCGCTATCAGATGGGTTGGGAAGACGCCTCGGCGAGCGAAGCCCTGCTGGCCCGCATGCTAGACCACTATCGCAAGTACTCGGGAGAGTACGGCTTCGCCGACGAGACCGATGGCGACGGACGTTTCGACCGCTACAGCGTCCTGCTGATCGGCGAGATCGCCCACCGCTTCATCGAAAGCGGCATCGCCCCCACGCCTGAGCTGAAGACCTGGCTGCGCAAGTCGGTGGACGTGATGTTGCCCCGCTTCAACAGCCGCGGCGAAGGTTTTGAATACGGCCGCAGTATCGGCACATACGGCGAGACCGCCTTCCTGGAAGTGATGACCGCCGCCGCCGTCATGGGCGTTCTGACCGAGGAGGAAAAGGCCATGGCCTACGCCCTCTCGTCACGTGTCACCGCCCGTTACGCCGACTTCTGGTTCGATCCGGAAATGCGCTCGGTGAACATGTGGGAGCATGGTCGCCGCACCGACGCCTATCGCGGCAAGCACCGCATCCTGGGCGAGAACCTCAGCCTGGCGCGCCAGTACATCTACACCAGCGCGATCTGGGATCAGCTGGGCTTCAAGGACAAGGCCCCCGCCCCCGGCTTCGACGCCTGGCTGAAGACCCTGCCCAAGCGCCAGACGACCTGGTTTTCGCGCGGCGACTACGACCGCTTCGTCGTCACCCTGCGCGACGGCGACCATGTGATCAGCCTGCCTGTGATCAACGGCGGCGCGGGCCAGCACATGCACAGCCCCTATTTTCCGGTCCCGTTCTCGGCCGGGATGCTGTCGGGCGTGGCCGACGGGAAGGCCCCTCATCTGATTCCCCGCTTCACCCTGGCGGACGGCTCGCAACTGATGCCCCTGGCGTACTTCAAGGGCGCCAAGGTCACCCCCAAGGGCAAGGCGACCACCGTCACCTGGCGCCAGGATCAGATGGACCGCATGGGTGAGAACGCGCCCCGGCCCGACGACCGCCTGTCGGTCCAGACCACCTACAGCTTCAGCCCAGGCCGCATCGTGCGCACCGACCGCTACACGCCCAAGGCGCCGCTGGAGATCAAGAGTGTCGATATGGAGTTCGGGACCTATTCGTCGGCGCCCGCCTGGACCGGCGCGGGCTTCGAGTTCGGCGCCGGGGATGTCACTGGCTTCAAGGTACAGGGCCTGGATAGCTGCGAGACGCGGCCCTTCGACAAGCCCGCCGACGCCGGCACGCCACCCGGCCCGATGCTCAGCCGCATCGTCTGCGAAGGCGGCGCCAAGACCATCGACAAGCCGTTCTCCATCAGTTGGACCCTGACCTACAGGTAGGCGCTGGCTCCCGTGAGCCGGCTCGGCTAGATCGACCGCATGTCGCGCCCGTCGGTCCTGTTCGTCTGCCTTGGCAATATCTGCCGCTCCCCCTTGGCCGAGGCGGCCTTTCGGGCCGAAGCTATGCGCATCGGCCTGGAGGTTAAGGTCGATAGCGCCGGTACCGGCGACTGGCACGTGGGCCAACCGCCCGACCGCCGCGCCCAGGCCACGGCCTTGCGGAATGGCGTGGACATCAGCGGCTACCGGGGTCGTCAGGTGACTCCGGAAGACTTCCGCCGTTTCACCCACATCGTCGCCCAGGACCGCGACAACCTCTCCAACCTGATGCGCATGCGCCCCCGGGACGCCATCGCCGAGCTCAGCCTGATGCTCGAACACGCCGGGCGGCCCGGCGAATCAGTGGCCGACCCCTATTACGGCGACGAAGAGGACTTTGACGTCACCTGGTGGGACGTGACACGCGCCGCCGAGGGGCTGGCTCGGCGCCTTTCAATCCGCGACTGACCAGCGACCAACCGCCACAGAGCGGCCCTAAAAAAGCCCGCCGTTGCGGGCTCACACGCCTATAGCAAGCGGCGACACAACCCAGGAGGAGTTTGAAACTTCGCCCAACCTATAGACGAATTGCCCTTTCCGGATAACATTCGCCCATAGGTTTCAGGGGCAGTGATAACACCAGGGGGTTACAGTGATGGTTCTCCGCTACTCCGGTGAAAGCCCTGCGTAGGCTCGGTCAGGCCCGGCTGCTGATCATCGGCGGGGGCGTCCTTGGCCTCTGCCTCATCGCCGCAGGCGTGGTGCGGGTCATCCATGACGCGGGGAGGTCTGAAGCCGTCACTTCGGCGACCGCCAAGCCCCGCGCCGTCGTCGTGCAACTCAAGGTTCCCAAGGGACGCGGCGAGGCGATCAAGGCCGAGGACGTCCAACTGCTCTCCCTGGCCGACCCCGCCGCGCCGGGGCTCGCCAACCAGACCCAGGCCGTCGTCGGCAAGGTGGCGCTTGAGCCCCTGGCCGCCGGCCAGCTCATCGCCGATGCGTCGGTCACCGCTGAACCGGGCAAGGCCGGACTTTCCGCCGTCGTCCCCTCCGGCCTGCGCGCCGTGACGCTCAGCGCTGATGTCGAGACCGCCGTCGGCTACCTGCTTCAACCCGGCGACCGGGTCGACGTGACCTTCGTCTCCCGCGACGGCGTGGGCGCCGCCAGCGCCTCGCTGCTCCTTCAGGATCTTGTCGTGGCCGCGGTCGACGGCCGGCTGGACAGCCAGACGAAGGACGCCGCCGCGTCCACCGCTTCGGAGCGCCCCATAACCTTACTGGCCAATCCGCAGCAGGCCGAACGCCTGTTCCTGGCGCGGGGCCAGGGCAAGGTGTTTCTGTCCCTGCGCCACCCCCTCGACCGTTCGCCGGCCACCCAGGCGGCGCCGGCGGTCACGACGCCTACGCCTTTGCGCACCCAGCCTCGGGTCGCCAGACCGCCCGCGCCCCGCGGCGCGCCGGTGGAGATCGTCGTCGCGGGTCGGTCCCAGGTGATCTACCCCGGTCGTGGAGAGGCGCGATGATCCGGCGCCTTGCGCTTCTCGCGGCCCTGCTCTGCATCCCCGCCGCCGGCCTGGCGGACGAGGCGGTCAATCTGTGGCGAGGCGAGGAATTCACCCTCACCGCGCCGGCCGCGATCCGCCGGGTCACCATCGACGCCGAGGGCGTGGTGGCCGCCTCTCTGCCGAGCGCGAACCTGCTGAAGCTCGAAGGTCTGGCCCCCGGGCGCACCAAGGTGCGCGTCACCGCCGGGCAGGTGGAGACCATCTACGACGTGGTCGTCGAAACGCCTCCCGCGGAGACCATCGCGGAATTGGATGCGGCCCCCGTCGCGCCCGACCTGTCCACCTTCGCGCGCCGCGAGGCGGTGGAGGTCCAGCGCGAAAGGGCGCCCTCGGCCGCGGTCACCGTCGACGGCCCGCAGATGGTGGCGGTGGACATCCACTTCTACACGATCACGACCACGACCCTGAAGGCGCTGGGTCTGAACCTGTCTGACCTCGGCGGCCGGCTTCAGGGCGCGGTCTTCGCCCCCGGCGCCCTCGACAGCTTCAGCTTCGATGGGGATGGACTGCAGTGGGAAGCTGGCCCCCCGCTCAGCAACGCCTTCCAGATACTCGTCGGTGATCGGCGCGAGGGCGCCCTTGGCATGTTCAGCGCGTTGTCGAGCGCCGGACTGTCCGAACTCGTGGCCCAGCCGACCCTGCTCGTCCGCTCGGGGGAGAGCGCCGACTTCCTGGCTGGCGGCGAACTGCCCATCCCTGTCGCCCAGGGCGACCAGGGCGCGGTCAGCATCGAGTTCAAGCGCTACGGCGTCAGCCTTGAGGTGGAGGCCACGGTCCTGTCCACCGGCCGCATCGTGCTGAAGCTGGCGCCGGAGGTCAGCGAGATCGACTACGCCAACCAGATCACCATCGAGGGTTTCCGCGTTCCGGGCCTGACCCGCCGTTCGGCCTCCACAACGATCGAACTGGGCGATGGCCAAAGCTTCATCGTCGCCGGCCTGAGCTACGCCTCCACCACCCTGAATGACTCTGCGGTGCCGGGTCTGGGATCGCTGCCGGTGATCGGCGGCCTGTTCAAGACCCAGCAGTCCAGCGGCGAAAAGCGCGAACTCATCATCGTGGCCACACCGCGGCTGGTCGGCCCCCTCAACGCCGAGGACGCCGCCTTGGCCAAGCAAGGGCCGCAGCTTGAATCCCGTTCGACCGCCGATGTGCTGCTCAACCGCAAGGGCGCGGCCGAGCAGATCAAGGCCATCGGATTACGGCCGCAATAGCATGCACCGCATCGGCCTCATCAGCAGCGATCCGCGACTGGCCTTCAGGCTGGAGACAGCCCTGGCCGACATCGCCTTCGTCGCGCCCCTGGGCATTGATCCCTCCGTCATCCTCCACGCGGCGGCCGACCTCAAACCCAGCCTGGTGCTGGTTGATCGCGACCCCGCCAGCGGTCTGCAGGCCTCGGTCGCCGAGGCCGCCTCACTGCTTCGGCAGGCAGACCCAGACATGGCCATCGTGGTGTTGGGCGACGCCTCCGACGCCGCCGCCGTGCTGGAAGCAGTCCGCGCCGGCTGTGTCGATTTTCTCGACGCCCGCGACTCCACCGACGCCATGGCCGAGGCCCTGGAGCGCAACCTCCAGACCGCCGTCCTCCAGGCCAACGCCGCGCCCGGGACCTTCACCTGCGTGGTCGCCTGCGACCCTTCCGGCGCGGCGGTGCAGTTGGCGCTCAACCTGGCCCTTGAGCGCGCGCGCAGAGGTCGCGACATCCTGCTGATCGACGGCGGCGCCCAGACCAGCGACGCCGCCGCGACCCTGGACCTGAAGCCCGGCTACTTCCTATACGACGCCGCCCGCGACGCCAACAGGCTCGACCGGGCGCTGATGAACGCGGCGCTCTCGCGGCAGGAGGACGCCGCCCTCAGCTACCTGCCCACCGCCCCCGACGCCGAGCGCCGCGCGGAACTCGCCCCCGACCTGGCCCTGCGCATCCTGTCCACCGTCCGCACCCTGTATGAAGAGACGGTCTTCTACGCCGGCGAGCATCATGACCCGGCGCTTCTCGGACCCTGCGTGAAGGCGGCGGGCCGCACTCTGGTGGTCTGCCCACAGAAGTTCACGGCCGCCAAGGACACCGCCGCCCTGCTCGCCCGCCTGGAGCTGGACCGGGCGACGCGCGGCCGCATCCAGCTGGTCATCGACGAGTACGAGCCCTCCATCAGCCTTGGCGAACAACACCTGCTGAAAGCCTTGGACCTGGCGCGGGCCTGGCGTCTGCCGAAGGCCCGCCCGGAGCTGCTGGAGGCGGTGAACCTGGCGCGGCCGGTCGTGCATCATGCGCCCCGCTCGCCCTACGCCCAGATGATCGCCCGGATCGCCGAGGACGGCGACCCGGCCGAGGCGGCGGATCGGCCGACCCTGCTCAAGCGGCTGGCCCAAAGGCTTCCCGGAGCGCGGCCATGAACGCGACCCCGGCCCGCAAGCCGCCCGAGGACATGGGCCTCACCGATTTCTACCAGGCGACCAAGTTCACCATTTTCGACGCGGTGCTCGAACAGCTGGACGCCCGCGGCCTTACCGCCTCCAGCAGTCCGTCCGTTCTTCGCGAAGTGATCGAGACGGCTGTGCATCGCCACAGTCACCGCGAGAACGTGCCGCTGAACGCCGCCGAGCGCATCCGGCTGGCCGACGACGTGCAGCACGAGATCACCGGCCTTGGCCCCCTGGAAAGCCTGTTGCGCGATCCGACCATCGACGACGTGATCGTCAACGGTCCGCACCGCGTCTATGTCGAGCGCGGCGGCCAGCTCCGACGCGCGCCGGTCCGCTTCCGCGACGCGGGCCACCTGATGAACATCATTCAGCGCATCGTCGGCCCCATCGGCCGGCGGGTGGATGAGGCCACACCCTATGTCGATGCGCGGCTGTCGGACGGCTCCCGCGTCAATGTGGTGATCCCGCCCGCCGCCCTGGACGGCCCGCTAGTCTCCATCCGCAAGTTCCGCGCCCAGCCGCTGGCGCCCGCCGACTATGTGCGCCAGGGCGCCATGTCGGCCGAGATGCTCGACTTCCTGGGAAGGGCGGTGCGTTCGCGGCTCAACATGCTGATCTGCGGCGGCACCGGCTCGGGCAAGACCACCCTGCTTGGCATGCTGAGCAGCTTCATCGGCGACACCGAGCGACTGATCACCATCGAGGACGCCGCCGAACTTCAGCTACGCCAGGAACATGTGGCCCGCATGGAGACCCGGCCGCCCAATGTCGACGGCACGCGCGAGGTCAGCGCCCGCGACCTGATGCGCAACGCCCTGCGCATGCGGCCCGACCGCGTCATCCTGGGCGAGGTGCGCGGCGCCGAGGCGGTGGAGATGCTTCAGGCCATGAGCACCGGCCACGACGGCTCCATGGCCACCATGCACGCCAACGCGACCCGCGACGCCCTGGCGCGGCTGGAGATGCTGCTGGGCTTTGGCGGGCTGACCGGCGACCAGAAGACGATCCGCCGCTACATCGCTAGCAGCATCAATCTGCTCGTGCAGGTGCAGCGCCTCGCCAACGGGTCGCGGCGCATCACCCAGATCGTCGAACTGACCGGACTGGAGGGCGACAACTACATCCTCAATCCGCTGTTCGCCTTCGAGGAGCATCCGCCGCTCAGCGGCCACGGCGAACACCGCACCCTGTCCCTCAGGCCCTTTTTCGCCGCGCGGCTGGTCAAGGGCGGCCCTGCGGGAGCCGCGTCTTGAGCGGCCAGGCCCTCATCTTCTTTGGCGCCGCCGTCGCGGCGCTCAGCCTGGCGGGGGCGGGCCTGGCTCTTTGGCGACTGCAGGCCTTCGAAGCGATCCTCGACGCACGGCTCGAGGCCATGCAGGAGGAAAGCCAGGTCACGGGGCAGAAGACCTTGCGGCGCGGGGTGCCCGTCGCCTCCGACCGCATCCGGGCGCTGCTGGCCCAAGCGGGCCTGACGCCAACCCCGCGCGAGGTGATCGCCCTTCTGGCCATGCTTATCCTGATCAAGCTGGCGGTCGGGGCGGCGCTCAATCCGCTCATCGGCGTTCTCGTGGCCCTGGCGACAGCCTTGGCCGGGCTGCTTCTGGTCGTCCGACGCGCGGCGACCCGTCGTCAGAAGTTCGCCGAGGGTCTGCCCCACTATCTGGATTCCGCCCGCCAGTTGCTGTCGGTGGGCAATTCGCTGCAACAGGCCCTCGACCGCGCCCTGGCCGCCGCCGGCCCGGACGTGACCATCTACATGGACCCGATGAACCGGCGGATCGCCAACGGCGCCCCCGTCGCCGAGGCCATGGCGTGGAACGCCGACCGCCTGCGCCTGCCTGAACTTCGCATCGCGGCCCTCGCGCTGGAGACCCAGGTGCGTTTCGGCGGATCGGTGTCGCCGATGCTTGCGCGCCTGTCCCAGCTCCTGCGCGACCGCACGCGCACCCAGCGCGAGCTGTCGGCCGCTTCGGCCGAGACACGGATGAGCGCGCTCATCATCTCGGTGATGCCCTTCGCGGCGGTCGCCCTGCTTTCGGTGCTCAACCCGCCCTACGTGACCTTCCTGTTCACCAGCCCCGAGGGCCACGCGATGCTGATGATCGCGGGCGTCCTCCAGGTGCTGGGCGGGCTTCTGCTGCGGCAGCTGATGAGGCTCGACTACTGATGCCCTCGGCCACCATCTTCATCACCCTCGGCGTCCTCATTCTTTCCCTGTCGGCCCTGGCCGCAGGCCTGGTGATCCTGCGGCTGGAGCGGCGGCTGAACGCGCGTCTGGAGACCCTCGCCGCCGAGCCCGGTTTCAACTGGTCGGCGGGCCGCTTCCTCGCCCCCTTCGCCCCCGTCCTCATCGGCACCGCCA is a window of Caulobacter sp. NIBR2454 DNA encoding:
- a CDS encoding low molecular weight protein-tyrosine-phosphatase, with translation MSRPSVLFVCLGNICRSPLAEAAFRAEAMRIGLEVKVDSAGTGDWHVGQPPDRRAQATALRNGVDISGYRGRQVTPEDFRRFTHIVAQDRDNLSNLMRMRPRDAIAELSLMLEHAGRPGESVADPYYGDEEDFDVTWWDVTRAAEGLARRLSIRD
- the cpaB gene encoding Flp pilus assembly protein CpaB, with the translated sequence MKALRRLGQARLLIIGGGVLGLCLIAAGVVRVIHDAGRSEAVTSATAKPRAVVVQLKVPKGRGEAIKAEDVQLLSLADPAAPGLANQTQAVVGKVALEPLAAGQLIADASVTAEPGKAGLSAVVPSGLRAVTLSADVETAVGYLLQPGDRVDVTFVSRDGVGAASASLLLQDLVVAAVDGRLDSQTKDAAASTASERPITLLANPQQAERLFLARGQGKVFLSLRHPLDRSPATQAAPAVTTPTPLRTQPRVARPPAPRGAPVEIVVAGRSQVIYPGRGEAR
- a CDS encoding type II and III secretion system protein family protein, encoding MIRRLALLAALLCIPAAGLADEAVNLWRGEEFTLTAPAAIRRVTIDAEGVVAASLPSANLLKLEGLAPGRTKVRVTAGQVETIYDVVVETPPAETIAELDAAPVAPDLSTFARREAVEVQRERAPSAAVTVDGPQMVAVDIHFYTITTTTLKALGLNLSDLGGRLQGAVFAPGALDSFSFDGDGLQWEAGPPLSNAFQILVGDRREGALGMFSALSSAGLSELVAQPTLLVRSGESADFLAGGELPIPVAQGDQGAVSIEFKRYGVSLEVEATVLSTGRIVLKLAPEVSEIDYANQITIEGFRVPGLTRRSASTTIELGDGQSFIVAGLSYASTTLNDSAVPGLGSLPVIGGLFKTQQSSGEKRELIIVATPRLVGPLNAEDAALAKQGPQLESRSTADVLLNRKGAAEQIKAIGLRPQ
- a CDS encoding AAA family ATPase gives rise to the protein MHRIGLISSDPRLAFRLETALADIAFVAPLGIDPSVILHAAADLKPSLVLVDRDPASGLQASVAEAASLLRQADPDMAIVVLGDASDAAAVLEAVRAGCVDFLDARDSTDAMAEALERNLQTAVLQANAAPGTFTCVVACDPSGAAVQLALNLALERARRGRDILLIDGGAQTSDAAATLDLKPGYFLYDAARDANRLDRALMNAALSRQEDAALSYLPTAPDAERRAELAPDLALRILSTVRTLYEETVFYAGEHHDPALLGPCVKAAGRTLVVCPQKFTAAKDTAALLARLELDRATRGRIQLVIDEYEPSISLGEQHLLKALDLARAWRLPKARPELLEAVNLARPVVHHAPRSPYAQMIARIAEDGDPAEAADRPTLLKRLAQRLPGARP
- a CDS encoding CpaF family protein; the encoded protein is MNATPARKPPEDMGLTDFYQATKFTIFDAVLEQLDARGLTASSSPSVLREVIETAVHRHSHRENVPLNAAERIRLADDVQHEITGLGPLESLLRDPTIDDVIVNGPHRVYVERGGQLRRAPVRFRDAGHLMNIIQRIVGPIGRRVDEATPYVDARLSDGSRVNVVIPPAALDGPLVSIRKFRAQPLAPADYVRQGAMSAEMLDFLGRAVRSRLNMLICGGTGSGKTTLLGMLSSFIGDTERLITIEDAAELQLRQEHVARMETRPPNVDGTREVSARDLMRNALRMRPDRVILGEVRGAEAVEMLQAMSTGHDGSMATMHANATRDALARLEMLLGFGGLTGDQKTIRRYIASSINLLVQVQRLANGSRRITQIVELTGLEGDNYILNPLFAFEEHPPLSGHGEHRTLSLRPFFAARLVKGGPAGAAS
- a CDS encoding type II secretion system F family protein, which codes for MSGQALIFFGAAVAALSLAGAGLALWRLQAFEAILDARLEAMQEESQVTGQKTLRRGVPVASDRIRALLAQAGLTPTPREVIALLAMLILIKLAVGAALNPLIGVLVALATALAGLLLVVRRAATRRQKFAEGLPHYLDSARQLLSVGNSLQQALDRALAAAGPDVTIYMDPMNRRIANGAPVAEAMAWNADRLRLPELRIAALALETQVRFGGSVSPMLARLSQLLRDRTRTQRELSAASAETRMSALIISVMPFAAVALLSVLNPPYVTFLFTSPEGHAMLMIAGVLQVLGGLLLRQLMRLDY